A single region of the Longimicrobium sp. genome encodes:
- a CDS encoding YhcH/YjgK/YiaL family protein: MILTTLAAADAYAALAPGIAAGLAWLRAFDPSLADGRHAIDGARVFALVSSYDTGPATEKRFESHRAYVDVQYVAAGAERILHAPTGSLVVETPFDASNDIVFYAEPKASSSLLLRTGDVAIFHPPDGHKPGCMAGGRDAVRKVVVKVRLS; the protein is encoded by the coding sequence ATGATCCTGACCACGCTTGCCGCCGCGGACGCCTACGCCGCGCTGGCGCCGGGGATCGCGGCGGGGCTGGCGTGGCTCCGCGCCTTCGACCCGTCGCTTGCCGACGGGCGGCACGCGATCGACGGCGCCCGCGTCTTCGCCCTCGTTTCCAGCTACGACACCGGCCCGGCCACGGAGAAGCGCTTCGAATCGCACCGCGCCTACGTCGACGTGCAGTACGTGGCCGCGGGCGCCGAGCGCATCCTGCATGCGCCCACCGGCTCGCTGGTGGTGGAGACGCCGTTCGACGCCTCGAACGACATCGTCTTCTACGCCGAGCCGAAGGCCTCCAGCTCGCTCCTCCTCCGCACCGGCGACGTCGCCATCTTCCATCCCCCCGACGGACACAAGCCGGGGTGCATGGCCGGCGGCCGGGACGCGGTCCGCAAGGTCGTCGTGAAGGTCCGGCTCAGCTGA
- a CDS encoding class I SAM-dependent rRNA methyltransferase, whose protein sequence is MSLPPLRLRKNEDRRLRAGHLWVFSNEIDVERTPLPGFEPGEMVEVQDARGAPLGVGYVNPRSLIAARLVSRDRDARLDRALLKRRLARALSLREMLFDRPFYRLAYGESDGVPGLVADRFGDHVVVQLTTAGMERAKDDVVQALRDTLQPAGILFRNDSSGRALEGLDTYVETAFGEVPAAVPLEENGVRFEAPVAGQKTGWFYDHRMNRARLMAYARGRRVLDVFSYIGGWGVQAAAAGAEHVVCVDASAEALEHVARNAALNGAAERVSTRKGDAFDVLRMMAAEGEKFDVVVLDPPAFIKRRKDQKAGEEAYRRVNQLALEVLRQDGILVSASCSYHLPREALQDAMLRAARNRGRSLQIVEQGHQGPDHPVHPAIPETAYLKAFFGRVG, encoded by the coding sequence GTGAGCCTTCCGCCGCTACGTCTCAGGAAGAACGAGGACCGCAGGCTGCGTGCCGGGCACCTGTGGGTGTTCAGCAACGAGATCGACGTGGAGCGCACCCCGCTCCCCGGCTTCGAGCCGGGCGAGATGGTGGAGGTGCAGGACGCGCGCGGCGCGCCGCTGGGCGTGGGCTACGTGAACCCCCGCTCGCTCATCGCCGCCCGGCTGGTGAGCCGCGACCGCGACGCCCGGCTGGACCGCGCGCTGCTGAAGCGCCGTCTCGCGCGGGCGCTGAGTCTTCGCGAGATGCTCTTCGACCGCCCCTTCTACCGCCTGGCCTACGGGGAGAGCGACGGAGTGCCGGGGCTGGTGGCCGACCGCTTCGGCGACCACGTGGTGGTGCAGCTCACCACCGCGGGGATGGAGCGGGCGAAGGACGACGTGGTGCAGGCGCTGCGCGACACGCTGCAGCCGGCGGGGATCCTGTTCCGCAACGACTCGTCCGGCCGCGCGCTGGAGGGGCTGGACACGTACGTGGAGACGGCGTTCGGCGAGGTGCCGGCGGCGGTGCCGCTGGAGGAGAACGGCGTGCGCTTCGAGGCCCCGGTGGCGGGGCAGAAGACGGGATGGTTCTACGACCACCGGATGAATCGCGCGCGGCTGATGGCCTACGCCCGCGGCCGCCGCGTGCTGGACGTGTTCAGCTACATCGGGGGATGGGGGGTGCAGGCCGCGGCCGCCGGCGCGGAGCACGTGGTCTGCGTGGACGCCTCGGCCGAGGCGCTGGAGCACGTGGCCCGCAACGCCGCGCTGAACGGCGCCGCGGAGCGCGTGTCCACGCGCAAGGGCGACGCGTTCGACGTGCTGCGGATGATGGCGGCGGAGGGAGAGAAGTTCGACGTGGTGGTCCTGGACCCGCCGGCGTTCATCAAGCGCAGGAAGGACCAGAAGGCGGGCGAGGAGGCGTACCGGCGGGTGAACCAGCTGGCGCTGGAGGTGCTGCGGCAGGACGGCATCCTGGTCTCCGCCAGCTGCTCGTACCACCTCCCGCGCGAGGCGCTGCAGGACGCCATGCTCCGCGCCGCGCGCAACCGCGGCCGCTCGCTGCAGATCGTGGAGCAGGGGCACCAGGGCCCGGACCACCCGGTCCACCCCGCCATCCCTGAAACCGCCTACCTGAAGGCCTTCTTCGGGCGCGTGGGATAG
- a CDS encoding HAMP domain-containing sensor histidine kinase — MAQETVTAPEPSATAATAPMPDARVRELESLRSMAVAAADTVDPEEIFSIVCRTLAELAGAELALAAIPIFDTPRQWCGAADPSPDAAERLLALADEARARGRTAVASADGTSAVAVPLAGEGAGGALVAGWQGDREVDAETVRIVETVALQAAAAFRNATRYDALRQAAVRRERFFSAMSHDLRTPITAIMGYSELLQDGIMGDLDPHQLEMVERICQVSGHLAQLVNDVLDIAKLDAGRMEFSREPVTLGELVEEAMVAVEPQARSKGLEIRLEIDGHRDELLEVDAGRVRQILVNLLSNAVKFTDDGAVTLAASVEGGRGWIRVSDTGPGIPGGSEEAVFEEFLQIASGTKAKREPGSGLGLAISRRLARAMGGDLTAGNADPGGAAFTLHLPGPG, encoded by the coding sequence ATGGCGCAGGAGACCGTCACCGCACCCGAGCCTTCCGCCACCGCCGCGACCGCGCCCATGCCGGACGCGCGCGTGCGCGAGCTCGAGTCGCTGCGGTCGATGGCCGTCGCCGCGGCGGACACGGTCGACCCGGAGGAGATCTTCTCCATCGTCTGCCGCACGCTGGCCGAGCTGGCCGGGGCCGAGCTCGCGCTCGCCGCCATCCCCATCTTCGACACGCCGCGGCAGTGGTGCGGCGCCGCGGACCCGTCCCCCGACGCCGCCGAACGCCTCCTCGCGCTGGCGGACGAGGCGCGCGCGCGGGGCCGCACCGCCGTCGCGTCCGCCGACGGGACGAGCGCGGTCGCGGTGCCGCTGGCGGGCGAGGGCGCGGGGGGCGCGCTGGTGGCCGGGTGGCAGGGTGATCGCGAGGTCGATGCGGAGACGGTGCGGATCGTGGAGACGGTGGCCCTGCAGGCGGCGGCGGCGTTCCGCAACGCCACCCGCTACGACGCGCTGCGCCAGGCGGCGGTGCGCCGCGAGCGCTTCTTCAGCGCCATGAGCCACGACCTGCGCACGCCGATCACCGCCATCATGGGGTACAGCGAGCTGCTGCAGGACGGGATCATGGGCGACCTGGATCCCCACCAGCTGGAGATGGTGGAGCGCATCTGCCAGGTCAGCGGCCACCTGGCGCAGCTGGTGAACGACGTGCTGGACATCGCCAAGCTGGACGCGGGGCGGATGGAGTTCAGCCGCGAGCCGGTGACGCTGGGCGAGCTGGTGGAAGAGGCGATGGTGGCGGTGGAGCCGCAGGCGCGCAGCAAGGGGCTGGAGATCCGGCTGGAGATCGACGGCCACCGCGACGAGCTGCTGGAGGTGGACGCCGGCCGCGTCCGCCAGATCCTGGTGAACCTGCTGTCCAACGCGGTGAAGTTCACCGACGACGGCGCCGTGACGCTGGCCGCGTCGGTCGAGGGCGGCCGCGGCTGGATCCGCGTGTCCGACACCGGGCCGGGGATCCCCGGCGGGAGCGAGGAGGCGGTGTTCGAGGAGTTCCTGCAGATCGCCAGCGGCACCAAGGCCAAGCGCGAGCCGGGGAGCGGCCTGGGCCTGGCCATCTCCCGGCGCCTGGCCAGGGCGATGGGCGGCGACCTGACCGCCGGCAACGCCGACCCGGGCGGCGCCGCGTTCACGCTGCATCTGCCGGGGCCGGGGTAG
- the cphA gene encoding cyanophycin synthetase, which translates to MSELQSQSAAGLAGFDPDELRISRLRPLRGPNFWRLAPVIACDLTLGALEDVPSTDIPGFNERLMSFLPTLREHPCSRPGEGGFLARLEEGTHLPHVLEHVGLELQTLAGSDVSFGRVVESGDPGVWWLIVAYEEEDVGIQAVRDAVRLVRACISGEEFDVEGTVEELHDLLESVRLGPSTAAIVDEAARRGIPVRRLNSFSLVQLGLGKNLRRIQAAMSDYTSAIAVEIAQDKDDTRRVLGNIGLPVPQGDTATTLDGALEVAREIGYPVLLKPLDASHGRGISGRLDDEDAVRAAWPVTQAYGRRVVVENYVHGRDYRVLVVDGRLAAVAERVPAHVVGDGTRTIRELIVEANRDPRRGRGHSKTLTRLPDDDVTADYLRTRGLSCESVPAAGEMVYLRATANLSTGGTSIDRTDEIHPDNITACEMAAGIVGLDIAGIDVLSKDISVPFRENGAVIIEVNAAPGLRMHTHPTEGKARSVGAPIVDMLYPPGAGYTIPVIAITGTNGKTTTTRLTAHLFRQTGKTVGFTTTDGVYLQNRLVMEGDMTGPFSANIILSNPTVDVAVLETARGGVLRAGLGWDECDVGVVLNVSADHLGLRGINTVEQLAEVKSVIPAVVKREGHAVLNADDPLVYAMRDRTGGDLVFFSTMEEGENAQFEDHISRGGIGARIEDGTFVIRRGRLRIPIAGVNEVPLMMGGAARFQQGNILAAIATAYVQGVRYDTIRAGLLSFFPSPSMTPGRLNLLRVGESRVLVDYAHNAAAVGGLMQMVADIPARRRIGVIAVPGDRRDEDIRAVAALCGVLDFAIVKEDYDLRGRQPGEVAGLLVQGLRQAGLRVDQIEQVETEQAAVTRAMSLLGEGELAVVLADDVAGVLAQIRPRATGTGL; encoded by the coding sequence ATGTCCGAACTCCAGAGCCAGTCCGCCGCCGGCCTCGCCGGCTTCGACCCCGACGAGCTGCGCATCTCGCGGCTGCGCCCCCTGCGCGGGCCAAACTTCTGGCGCCTGGCGCCCGTCATCGCCTGCGACCTGACGCTCGGCGCGCTCGAGGACGTTCCATCGACCGACATCCCCGGCTTCAACGAGCGGCTGATGTCGTTCCTGCCCACGCTGCGCGAGCACCCGTGCTCGCGCCCGGGCGAGGGCGGCTTCCTGGCGCGGCTGGAGGAGGGCACGCACCTCCCCCACGTGCTGGAGCACGTGGGGCTGGAGCTGCAGACGCTGGCCGGCTCCGACGTGTCGTTCGGGCGCGTGGTGGAGTCCGGCGACCCCGGCGTGTGGTGGCTGATCGTGGCGTACGAGGAGGAGGACGTGGGGATCCAGGCGGTGCGCGACGCCGTGCGCCTGGTCCGCGCCTGCATCAGCGGCGAGGAGTTCGACGTAGAAGGCACCGTGGAGGAGCTGCACGACCTGCTGGAGAGCGTGCGCCTGGGCCCGTCCACCGCGGCCATCGTGGACGAGGCGGCGCGGCGCGGCATCCCCGTGCGCCGCCTGAACTCCTTCTCACTGGTGCAGCTGGGGCTGGGGAAGAACCTGCGGCGCATCCAGGCCGCGATGAGCGACTACACCAGCGCCATCGCCGTCGAGATCGCGCAGGACAAGGACGACACGCGGCGCGTGCTGGGGAACATCGGCCTTCCCGTTCCCCAGGGCGACACGGCGACGACGCTGGACGGGGCGCTGGAGGTGGCGCGGGAGATCGGCTACCCCGTGCTGCTGAAGCCGCTGGACGCCAGCCACGGCCGCGGCATCTCGGGGCGGCTGGACGACGAGGACGCGGTGCGCGCCGCCTGGCCCGTGACCCAGGCGTACGGACGGCGCGTGGTGGTGGAGAACTACGTGCACGGGCGCGACTACCGCGTGCTGGTGGTGGACGGGCGGCTGGCCGCCGTGGCCGAGCGCGTTCCCGCGCACGTGGTGGGCGACGGGACGCGCACCATCCGCGAGCTGATCGTGGAAGCCAACCGCGACCCGCGCCGCGGCCGCGGCCACAGCAAGACGCTCACGCGGCTCCCGGACGACGACGTGACCGCGGACTATCTGCGCACCCGCGGCCTGTCCTGCGAATCCGTTCCCGCCGCGGGCGAGATGGTGTATCTCCGCGCCACGGCGAACCTGTCCACCGGCGGCACCAGCATCGACCGCACCGACGAGATCCATCCCGACAACATCACCGCCTGCGAGATGGCGGCGGGGATCGTGGGACTGGACATCGCGGGGATCGACGTGCTGTCGAAGGACATCTCCGTTCCCTTCCGCGAGAACGGGGCGGTGATCATCGAGGTGAACGCCGCGCCGGGGCTGCGGATGCACACGCATCCCACCGAGGGGAAGGCGCGCAGCGTGGGGGCGCCGATCGTCGACATGCTGTACCCGCCGGGCGCGGGGTACACCATCCCCGTCATCGCCATCACGGGGACGAACGGGAAGACGACGACCACCCGGCTGACCGCGCACCTCTTCCGGCAGACGGGAAAGACGGTGGGGTTCACCACGACCGACGGCGTGTACCTCCAGAACCGGCTGGTGATGGAGGGCGACATGACCGGCCCGTTCTCGGCCAACATCATCCTCTCCAACCCCACGGTCGACGTGGCCGTGCTGGAGACGGCGCGCGGCGGCGTCCTGCGCGCGGGGCTGGGGTGGGACGAGTGCGACGTGGGCGTGGTGCTGAACGTTTCGGCCGACCACCTGGGGCTCAGGGGGATCAACACCGTGGAGCAGCTGGCCGAGGTGAAGTCGGTGATCCCGGCGGTGGTGAAGCGCGAGGGGCACGCGGTGCTGAACGCCGACGACCCGCTGGTCTACGCCATGCGCGACCGCACCGGCGGCGACCTGGTGTTCTTCTCCACCATGGAAGAGGGCGAGAACGCGCAGTTCGAGGACCACATCAGCCGCGGCGGCATCGGCGCGCGGATCGAGGACGGCACGTTCGTGATCCGCCGCGGACGGCTGCGCATCCCCATCGCCGGGGTGAACGAGGTGCCGCTGATGATGGGCGGCGCCGCGCGCTTCCAGCAGGGGAACATCCTGGCCGCGATCGCCACGGCCTACGTGCAGGGGGTGCGGTACGACACGATCCGCGCCGGCCTGCTCTCGTTCTTCCCCAGCCCGTCGATGACGCCGGGGCGGCTGAACCTGCTGCGCGTGGGCGAGAGCCGCGTGCTGGTGGACTACGCGCACAACGCCGCCGCGGTGGGCGGGCTGATGCAGATGGTGGCCGACATCCCCGCGCGCCGCCGCATCGGCGTGATCGCCGTTCCCGGCGACCGCCGCGACGAGGACATCCGCGCGGTGGCGGCGCTCTGCGGCGTGCTGGACTTCGCGATCGTGAAGGAGGACTACGACCTGCGCGGGCGCCAGCCGGGCGAGGTGGCGGGGCTGCTGGTGCAGGGGCTGCGCCAGGCCGGCCTGCGCGTGGACCAGATCGAGCAGGTGGAAACGGAGCAGGCCGCCGTCACGCGCGCCATGTCGCTCCTGGGCGAGGGCGAGCTGGCCGTGGTGCTGGCCGACGACGTGGCCGGCGTGCTCGCGCAGATCCGCCCGAGGGCGACCGGGACGGGGTTGTAA
- the mprF gene encoding bifunctional lysylphosphatidylglycerol flippase/synthetase MprF, giving the protein MDEPTAAAPASAEPPAASAGTRSRVWRWVQPLIALALFATGIAVIQSDLRRVSYATVRSTLRALPHDALWWAVGFTLLNYAVLCLYDLLAFRYIGKRQSWWKVGLASYTGYAISNSVGWAVISGTSVRYRFYSRWGLTAGDISRIIIFYNGTFWLGLLVLGGYSMAFDPHPDLVTLAGAFVIHAAGVLMLAVAAAYALAAVLWRRPIRMGRFQAPIPPPGTVALQFILSTVDWALAGAVLYVLIPRTGLDFPEMLSAFIAAQLLGLISHVPGGVGVFEGTMAYLLRGYGVPAELVASLLLYRIVYYLVPLGGALAFLVADELRLRRHAIARWGGAFGALTGQVTPKLLAIFTFLAGVVLLVSGATPVERERVHWVAEYLPLAVIETSHFLGSVLGVGLLFISNGVFRRLRFAWYVAGGALALGIAASLLKGGDYEEAFFLAALLAALAASRPVFDRRAHFFAARFSPGWFASVVAVVGASIWLGFFAFRHVEYSSELWWRFAINADAPRFLRASVGATVAILAFGVLRIMRPAPPEVVPPSPRDMEDAGRLIALQPHTQPFLAFLGDKSMLFSPQRDAFLMYGVHGRTWVALGDPIGDPACTSALIRQFFGRCDDFGGIPVFYQVSKDRLHQYADFGLTFVKLGEEAFVPLDSFSLEGAERKPLRLVLNRFARSGMRFRIVPREEIGSVISDVRRVSDDWLAHKAVAEKGFSLGFFDEAFVRRFPLAVIESEGRVQAFATVWPGPDGTELSVDLMRYRRSAAKNVMEVLLLQVMLWGKENGYRRFNLGMAPLSGLEMSAVAPVWTRIGSWLFERGGTLYNFQGLRTYKEKFHPVWEPRYLAYPGGLSLPRIMADVSALIAGGYRRIFRRG; this is encoded by the coding sequence GTGGACGAGCCGACCGCCGCAGCCCCCGCTTCCGCCGAACCGCCCGCCGCGTCCGCCGGCACCCGCTCGCGCGTGTGGCGGTGGGTGCAGCCGCTGATCGCGCTGGCGCTGTTCGCCACCGGGATCGCGGTCATCCAGTCGGACCTGCGGCGCGTGAGCTACGCCACCGTGCGCAGCACGCTGCGCGCGCTGCCGCACGACGCGCTGTGGTGGGCGGTGGGGTTCACGCTGCTGAACTACGCGGTGCTCTGCCTGTACGACCTGCTGGCCTTCCGCTACATCGGCAAGCGGCAGAGCTGGTGGAAGGTGGGGCTGGCGTCGTACACCGGGTACGCCATCAGCAACAGCGTGGGGTGGGCGGTGATCAGCGGCACCAGCGTGCGCTACCGCTTCTACTCGCGCTGGGGGCTCACGGCGGGCGACATCTCCCGCATCATCATCTTCTACAACGGAACGTTCTGGCTGGGGCTGCTGGTGCTGGGCGGCTACAGCATGGCGTTCGACCCGCACCCGGACCTGGTGACGCTGGCCGGCGCCTTCGTGATCCACGCGGCCGGCGTGCTGATGCTGGCCGTGGCCGCGGCGTACGCGCTGGCCGCGGTGCTCTGGCGCAGGCCCATCCGCATGGGGCGCTTCCAGGCGCCCATCCCCCCGCCGGGAACGGTGGCGCTGCAGTTCATCCTGTCGACGGTGGACTGGGCGCTGGCGGGGGCGGTGCTGTACGTGCTGATCCCGCGCACCGGGCTGGACTTCCCGGAGATGCTCTCGGCCTTCATCGCCGCGCAGCTGCTGGGGCTGATCAGCCACGTTCCCGGCGGCGTGGGCGTGTTCGAGGGGACGATGGCGTACCTGCTGCGCGGCTACGGCGTTCCCGCCGAGCTGGTGGCCTCGCTCCTCCTCTACCGCATCGTCTACTACCTGGTCCCCCTCGGCGGGGCGCTGGCCTTCCTGGTGGCCGACGAGCTGCGGCTGCGGCGGCATGCCATCGCGCGCTGGGGCGGGGCGTTCGGCGCGCTGACCGGGCAGGTGACGCCCAAGCTGCTGGCCATCTTCACCTTCCTGGCCGGCGTGGTGCTGCTCGTCTCCGGCGCCACGCCGGTGGAGCGCGAGCGGGTGCACTGGGTGGCGGAGTATCTCCCGCTGGCCGTCATCGAGACCTCGCACTTCCTGGGATCGGTGCTCGGCGTCGGCCTGCTCTTCATCTCCAACGGGGTGTTCCGGCGGCTGCGCTTCGCGTGGTACGTGGCGGGCGGCGCGCTGGCGCTGGGGATCGCCGCGTCGCTGCTGAAGGGCGGCGACTACGAGGAGGCGTTCTTCCTGGCCGCGCTGCTGGCGGCGCTCGCGGCCAGCCGCCCGGTGTTCGACCGGCGCGCGCACTTCTTCGCCGCGCGCTTCTCCCCCGGCTGGTTCGCGTCCGTGGTCGCCGTCGTGGGCGCCTCCATCTGGCTGGGGTTCTTCGCCTTCCGCCACGTGGAGTACAGCAGCGAGCTGTGGTGGCGCTTCGCCATCAACGCCGACGCGCCGCGCTTCCTCCGCGCCTCGGTCGGCGCCACGGTGGCCATCCTGGCCTTCGGGGTGCTGCGCATCATGCGCCCCGCCCCGCCCGAGGTGGTGCCCCCGTCGCCGCGCGACATGGAAGACGCGGGGCGGCTCATCGCCCTGCAGCCGCACACGCAGCCGTTCCTGGCGTTCCTGGGCGACAAGAGCATGCTCTTCAGCCCGCAGCGCGACGCCTTTTTGATGTACGGCGTGCACGGGCGCACCTGGGTGGCGCTGGGCGACCCCATCGGCGACCCGGCGTGCACCAGCGCGCTGATCCGCCAGTTCTTCGGCCGGTGCGACGACTTCGGCGGCATTCCCGTGTTCTACCAGGTCAGCAAGGATCGGCTGCACCAGTACGCCGACTTCGGCCTGACCTTCGTGAAGCTGGGGGAAGAGGCGTTCGTCCCGCTCGATTCCTTCTCGCTCGAGGGGGCCGAGCGCAAGCCGCTGCGGCTGGTGCTGAACCGCTTCGCGCGCAGCGGGATGCGCTTCCGCATCGTCCCGCGCGAGGAGATCGGCTCGGTGATCTCGGACGTGCGCCGCGTGTCGGACGACTGGCTGGCGCACAAGGCGGTGGCGGAGAAGGGCTTCTCGCTGGGCTTCTTCGACGAGGCGTTCGTGCGCCGCTTTCCGCTGGCGGTGATCGAGAGCGAGGGGCGGGTGCAGGCGTTCGCCACGGTGTGGCCGGGGCCCGACGGGACGGAGCTGTCGGTGGACCTGATGCGCTACCGCCGGTCGGCCGCCAAGAACGTGATGGAGGTGCTGCTGCTGCAGGTGATGCTGTGGGGGAAGGAGAACGGCTACCGGCGCTTCAACCTGGGGATGGCGCCGCTCTCCGGGCTGGAGATGAGCGCGGTGGCGCCGGTGTGGACGCGCATCGGCAGCTGGCTCTTCGAGCGCGGCGGCACGCTGTACAACTTCCAGGGGCTGCGGACGTACAAGGAGAAGTTCCACCCGGTGTGGGAGCCGCGCTACCTGGCGTATCCCGGCGGGCTGAGCCTGCCGCGCATCATGGCCGACGTGTCCGCGCTGATCGCCGGCGGCTACCGGCGCATCTTCCGCCGCGGCTGA
- a CDS encoding metallophosphoesterase encodes MRIWAVSDLHSDFRENRRLLERIPAGEHRGDALIVAGDVADNLSIVSDVLGELRQRFAEVFFVPGNHELWVRGEARDSVEKFHAVLAACRAVGVRTAPARVGGAWVVPLFSWYDASFDVAGDADAESLEAWSDRYFCRWPAGAGRVDRLFAEMNEPHLRGYDAPVVSFSHFVPRPELVPPVRWLRFKGLPLVAGSVEIEAQLRRVSARVHVFGHTHIPEDRVVDGVRYVQNHLRASGSGEGGLLKRVWADGEPPAAPLFC; translated from the coding sequence ATGCGCATCTGGGCCGTGTCGGACCTGCACTCCGACTTCCGTGAGAACCGCCGGCTGCTGGAGCGCATCCCCGCGGGCGAGCACCGCGGCGACGCGCTGATCGTGGCCGGCGACGTGGCCGACAACCTCTCCATCGTCTCCGACGTCCTCGGCGAGCTGCGGCAGCGGTTCGCCGAGGTCTTCTTCGTTCCCGGCAACCACGAGCTGTGGGTGCGCGGCGAGGCGCGCGACAGCGTGGAGAAGTTCCACGCCGTGCTGGCCGCCTGCCGCGCCGTGGGCGTGCGCACCGCGCCGGCACGGGTGGGCGGCGCCTGGGTGGTGCCGCTCTTCTCGTGGTACGACGCCTCGTTCGACGTGGCCGGCGACGCCGATGCCGAGTCGCTGGAGGCGTGGAGCGACCGCTACTTCTGCCGCTGGCCCGCGGGCGCCGGGCGCGTGGACCGCCTGTTCGCGGAGATGAACGAGCCGCACCTGCGCGGCTACGACGCGCCCGTGGTTTCCTTCTCCCACTTTGTCCCGCGGCCCGAGCTGGTGCCGCCGGTGCGCTGGCTGCGCTTCAAGGGACTGCCGCTGGTGGCCGGGAGCGTGGAGATCGAGGCGCAGCTGCGGCGGGTCTCCGCCCGGGTGCACGTGTTCGGGCACACGCACATCCCCGAGGACCGGGTGGTCGACGGCGTGCGCTACGTGCAGAACCACCTGCGCGCCTCCGGCTCGGGCGAGGGCGGGCTGCTGAAGCGGGTGTGGGCCGACGGGGAGCCGCCCGCCGCGCCCCTGTTCTGCTGA